One genomic segment of Roseivirga misakiensis includes these proteins:
- a CDS encoding helix-turn-helix domain-containing protein: MKALPFKIPKTEQSSIHTQVDEEFHFYDTLHQHPEIQVTLIERSHGTLIHGDYLGSFAPGDVFVIGANAPHVFRNDKIYYTQPTDRAAKALTFFFDENTLGKNFLELPEARTLAIFIRNLERGVKFTGPDLIPITAAIRELFRADGMDRIIALLQVLKQLMQARNYELLSRHLPSKEVNATEGKRLNDIFNFTIKEYTRPIQLEEVAALANLSKTAFCRYFKQHTRKTYLDFLTEYRVSEACKMLSDKSTPIAQVAYNCGFNNLSNFNRRFKNVVGVSPRAYINQSAISKT; encoded by the coding sequence TTGAAGGCTTTACCATTTAAAATTCCAAAGACGGAGCAAAGCTCAATTCATACTCAGGTTGACGAGGAGTTTCATTTCTATGATACACTTCATCAGCACCCTGAAATACAAGTGACACTAATCGAGAGAAGTCATGGAACACTTATACATGGTGATTACTTAGGAAGTTTTGCCCCTGGCGATGTCTTTGTTATTGGTGCCAATGCGCCACATGTATTTAGAAATGACAAGATTTATTACACGCAACCAACTGATCGCGCAGCAAAAGCTCTGACTTTCTTTTTTGATGAGAATACTTTAGGAAAAAACTTCCTGGAGCTACCCGAAGCCAGGACATTAGCGATTTTTATTCGTAACCTCGAAAGAGGGGTAAAGTTTACAGGGCCTGATTTAATACCGATTACCGCAGCAATAAGGGAGTTGTTTCGCGCAGACGGTATGGATCGGATTATCGCCCTGCTTCAGGTGTTGAAGCAATTGATGCAAGCAAGGAACTATGAACTCCTTTCAAGACACCTACCGTCCAAAGAGGTGAATGCTACTGAAGGAAAGCGATTAAACGACATATTTAATTTCACAATAAAAGAGTATACTCGACCTATTCAGTTAGAGGAGGTTGCGGCTTTAGCAAACTTATCCAAAACCGCTTTTTGCCGATATTTTAAGCAGCATACACGAAAAACTTATCTTGATTTTCTTACTGAATATAGAGTCAGCGAAGCCTGTAAAATGTTATCGGACAAATCAACACCGATCGCTCAGGTTGCCTATAATTGCGGCTTTAATAACCTTAGTAATTTTAATAGAAGGTTTAAAAATGTGGTGGGTGTTTCACCAAGAGCCTATATAAACCAATCGGCTATATCTAAAACTTAA
- a CDS encoding dihydrodipicolinate synthase family protein: MKVNWEGVYPAVTTKFTADDQLDLEMFETNIQAQLSAGVDGIILGGTLGEASSLMEDEKDTLVKTATEICNGQVPVVMNIAEQTTKGAILAAEKAQKNGASGLMMLPPMRYKADDRETVTYYKAVANSTDLPIMVYNNPVDYKIEVTLDMFEELIACENIRAVKESTRDISNITRMINRFGDRIKILSGVDTLALESMFMGAGGWVAGLVCAFPKETVAIYRLKKAGCYEEALEIYRWFLPLLELDINAKLVQNIKLAEVATGIGTEHVRAPRLPLYGDERERVLRIIEEGLATRPELPDYLNL, translated from the coding sequence ATGAAAGTAAATTGGGAAGGGGTTTACCCAGCGGTCACGACAAAGTTTACCGCCGATGATCAGTTAGATTTAGAAATGTTTGAGACTAATATTCAGGCGCAATTATCGGCTGGGGTAGATGGCATAATACTAGGAGGAACGCTCGGTGAAGCAAGTTCTCTCATGGAAGATGAAAAAGATACGCTTGTAAAAACAGCCACGGAAATTTGTAACGGGCAAGTTCCTGTCGTGATGAATATAGCTGAACAAACCACAAAAGGAGCGATTTTGGCAGCCGAAAAAGCACAGAAAAACGGTGCAAGCGGACTTATGATGCTCCCTCCCATGCGCTACAAAGCAGACGATCGAGAAACGGTTACTTACTATAAAGCAGTCGCCAATTCTACTGATTTACCGATCATGGTTTACAATAATCCAGTTGACTATAAGATCGAGGTGACGCTAGACATGTTTGAAGAGCTGATTGCCTGTGAAAATATTCGGGCTGTTAAAGAATCTACACGAGATATTTCTAACATCACCAGAATGATTAATCGCTTCGGCGATAGAATCAAAATTCTATCTGGTGTCGATACCCTAGCACTGGAAAGTATGTTTATGGGCGCTGGAGGCTGGGTAGCTGGGTTGGTTTGTGCTTTCCCAAAAGAAACGGTTGCTATATACAGGTTAAAGAAAGCAGGCTGCTACGAAGAAGCACTGGAGATCTACAGATGGTTTCTTCCGCTTTTAGAACTGGATATTAATGCGAAACTAGTCCAAAACATCAAATTGGCGGAAGTCGCCACGGGAATTGGTACAGAGCATGTAAGAGCCCCAAGATTGCCGCTATATGGCGATGAAAGGGAACGAGTTTTACGTATTATTGAAGAGGGTTTAGCGACTAGACCAGAACTACCAGATTACTTAAATCTATAA
- a CDS encoding aldehyde dehydrogenase (NADP(+)), with product MITGKNYIGSRATADGSQILKAYNPTDGSVFQEEFIAATPQEIDDAVNLAQRAFASYKAVSYEKRAQFLETIAEEIMAIGDNLLERASGESGLPLGRFQGERGRTCNQLKMFANVLREGSWLGANIDTAIPDRQPIPKVDLRKMHVPIGPVAVFGASNFPLAFSTAGGDTASALAAGNPVIVKGHEAHLGTNDLVTQAVLSAVEKCDMPDGVFSMVNGGISVGQQIVKHPKVKAVGFTGSVKGGRAIFDMANQRPEPIPVYAEMGSTNPCFLMPDKLSGDPVGLGNTFANSVALGVGQFCTSPGLLIGIQSSALDEFTDTLSKSLAEKEAVTMLNEKIATSYYTHRGAVIEQTGVEEIGDSTNPGSNKGKPLTAKVNAKTFLKNPILHEEIFGPFTIVVICEDTNEMLAVANALHGQLTGTMVATDSDIEKYADIVEALSTKVGRLLFNGVPTGVEVCHSMQHGGPYPASTDQRTTSVGTAAISRFVRPIAYQNWPDHLLPEALKNSNPLQIWRTINGELTKDEIRNS from the coding sequence ATGATCACAGGCAAAAATTACATTGGAAGTAGAGCTACAGCCGATGGTAGCCAAATACTAAAAGCATACAACCCAACCGATGGCTCTGTATTTCAAGAAGAATTTATCGCTGCTACACCACAAGAAATAGATGATGCCGTTAACCTGGCACAAAGAGCGTTCGCTTCTTATAAAGCCGTTTCGTATGAAAAAAGAGCACAGTTTTTAGAGACTATTGCCGAGGAGATTATGGCTATTGGCGATAATCTGTTAGAACGAGCCAGTGGAGAGTCGGGCCTTCCCCTGGGTCGCTTTCAAGGAGAAAGAGGACGTACCTGCAATCAGTTGAAAATGTTTGCCAACGTACTTAGAGAAGGTTCATGGTTAGGAGCAAACATCGATACTGCTATTCCCGACCGCCAACCGATTCCTAAAGTTGATTTAAGAAAAATGCATGTTCCAATTGGTCCAGTGGCTGTTTTTGGTGCTAGTAATTTTCCATTAGCTTTTTCCACGGCAGGTGGAGATACAGCATCGGCTTTGGCAGCAGGAAACCCTGTTATAGTGAAGGGGCACGAAGCACATTTGGGTACAAATGACTTGGTAACCCAAGCAGTACTTAGCGCAGTAGAGAAATGTGATATGCCAGATGGCGTCTTTTCCATGGTCAATGGCGGTATTTCGGTTGGTCAGCAAATAGTAAAACATCCAAAAGTTAAGGCAGTTGGGTTTACTGGCTCAGTCAAGGGTGGTCGAGCCATATTTGACATGGCCAATCAAAGGCCAGAACCAATTCCAGTGTATGCAGAAATGGGCAGTACTAACCCTTGTTTCCTCATGCCAGACAAACTATCTGGCGACCCTGTAGGCCTCGGCAATACCTTTGCCAACTCAGTAGCGCTGGGTGTTGGTCAGTTCTGTACTAGCCCAGGTCTGTTAATCGGGATCCAGTCAAGCGCCCTGGATGAATTCACGGATACATTAAGTAAAAGCCTGGCAGAAAAAGAGGCGGTTACGATGCTGAATGAAAAAATAGCCACCAGTTACTACACCCATAGAGGTGCAGTTATAGAGCAGACTGGCGTTGAAGAAATAGGTGATAGCACTAATCCAGGTTCCAATAAAGGTAAACCGCTGACTGCCAAAGTGAATGCCAAGACTTTTTTAAAAAACCCAATCTTACATGAAGAGATTTTTGGCCCCTTCACAATCGTAGTTATTTGCGAAGACACCAATGAAATGTTGGCTGTGGCAAATGCACTTCACGGGCAATTAACTGGTACAATGGTGGCCACAGACAGTGATATTGAAAAGTATGCTGATATAGTAGAAGCCCTAAGCACAAAAGTTGGAAGACTGTTGTTTAATGGAGTGCCAACTGGGGTAGAAGTTTGCCATTCTATGCAGCACGGCGGACCTTACCCTGCCTCCACAGATCAAAGAACCACTTCAGTAGGAACTGCAGCTATTTCAAGATTTGTGCGTCCGATTGCTTATCAAAACTGGCCAGATCACTTACTTCCAGAAGCACTTAAAAACAGCAACCCACTACAAATTTGGCGAACCATAAATGGTGAATTGACTAAAG